The following are from one region of the Populus trichocarpa isolate Nisqually-1 chromosome 8, P.trichocarpa_v4.1, whole genome shotgun sequence genome:
- the LOC7467548 gene encoding receptor-like cytoplasmic kinase 176 translates to MGSCFSARVKAESLPCNGLNTKYAGRSGNDRSGSSSKVSSSTVPSTPRTQGEILQSSNLKSFSFNELKAATRNFRPDSVLGEGGFGCVFKGWIDEHSLTAAKPGTGIVIAVKRLSQESFQGHQEWLAEINYLGQLYHPNLVKLIGYCLEDDHRLLVYEFMPKGSLENHLFRRASYFQPLSWNLRMKVALGAAEGLAYLHSDKAKVIYRDFKASNILLDSSYGAKLSDFGLAKDGPTGSKSHVSTRVMGTHGYAAPEYMATGHLTAKSDVYSFGVVLLEMLSGRRAIDKNRPSKEQYLVEWARPYLSSKRRIFQVMDARIQGQYSSSDALKAANLAIQCLSAEPRYRPNMEEVVKALEQLHNSNNNDGSRGSRGEIPRRVHRSSSNGPTYHRKNEVSNGKPASYAGPCVSPLRT, encoded by the exons ATGGGTTCGTGCTTTAGTGCTAGAGTTAAAGCTGAGAGTCTTCCTTGTAATG GGTTGAACACAAAATACGCTGGCAGAAGTGGCAATGACAGGAGTGGGTCAAGCAGCAAGGTATCATCTTCTACAGTGCCTTCAACTCCTCGGACACAGGGTGAGATCTTGCAGTCCTCCAATTTGAAGAGCTTTTCCTTTAATGAATTAAAAGCAGCTACCAGGAACTTCCGTCCAGATAGTGTGTTGGGCGAAGGTGGTTTTGGTTGCGTGTTCAAAGGGTGGATTGATGAGCATTCATTGACAGCTGCCAAGCCTGGAACAGGCATTGTCATTGCTGTAAAGAGGCTTAGCCAAGAGAGTTTCCAGGGTCATCAGGAATGGTTG GCAGAAATCAACTACCTGGGCCAGTTGTATCATCCAAATCTAGTGAAATTGATCGGCTACTGCTTAGAAGATGACCACCGGCTTTTGGTTTACGAGTTTATGCCCAAGGGCAGCTTGGAGAATCATCTATTCAGAA GGGCTTCTTATTTTCAACCACTCTCATGGAATCTCCGCATGAAGGTTGCCCTTGGTGCTGCCGAGGGTTTAGCATATCTTCACAGTGACAAGGCGAAAGTTATATATAGAGACTTTAAGGCATCTAATATCCTGCTCGATTCG AGTTATGGGGCCAAACTCTCTGATTTTGGGTTGGCCAAGGATGGGCCAACAGGCAGTAAAAGCCATGTATCTACAAGGGTCATGGGTACCCACGGCTACGCAGCTCCTGAATATATGGCAACAG GTCATCTAACAGCAAAAAGTGACGTGTACAGTTTTGGGGTTGTTCTCCTTGAAATGTTGTCTGGCAGACGAGCTATAGACAAAAACAGGCCCTCCAAGGAACAATATTTAGTTGAATGGGCGAGGCCTTACCTTAGCAGTAAGCGGAGAATTTTCCAAGTCATGGATGCTCGCATCCAAGGCCAGTATTCATCGAGTGACGCTCTCAAAGCGGCAAATCTTGCAATCCAATGTCTATCAGCAGAACCAAGATATAGGCCAAACATGGAAGAAGTGGTAAAAGCATTGGAACAACTTCACAATTCCAATAACAATGATGGATCCAGGGGCTCTCGCGGTGAAATCCCCCGAAGAGTTCATCGAAGTTCAAGCAATGGTCCTACATATCATAGGAAAAATGAAGTATCCAATGGAAAACCTGCCTCTTATGCAGGGCCATGTGTTTCACCTCTTCGTACATAA